Part of the Bacteriovorax sp. BAL6_X genome, ATCCCCATCATTAATGATTAATCCTGCATCTAAAAGAAAGTCGATAACCTTGGCCACTGTCTCTGTAGTAATTGAAAATGTTGCAGCGATTTCTTCTCTGTCATATTGTTTTGTAATTGAAAGATAAGCGTGGATCGCAAGATAGTGCCAGCTAGAGTAGTACTCATACTGTTGCTCTTTTGTTAGCTCTTTCTTATCAATAAAACGTTTACTCAGATCCTTTGAGTCTTTTATCAGCTGCTCCATTTTATCTTTATAGTAATCACTTAATCTCTTATTTCCCGCGCGTTGGTAATTAACAAGGGTGAGATAAAACTCTGTCTGCTTATTAGATAGAGATAGAAAGTCGGCCGTCAAAAGGGCCTGCTCCAAGCTAAAGTGAGCATCTTTATTTAGGACCTGAGAGATATAGGCCGTTTGGCAGGCAAGCTTCTCTGCAAGTCTAGACCTAGTCCCTCGAACCTTCTTAGCAAGCTCATCAAGAGCATCAATGGTGAATTTCTTATAATTTTGATACCTGTAAATATCCATAAGTGACCGTTATTATTTATGTTTCCCTGTTGTTCGTAGTGTTAGTTAATATTTTAGCATGTTTTTAGTTAACTTAAGCTTCAATATGTATTTATTAAAGACAGGGTCTATAAATTAAACACTTTGCCCTTTGTTGCATTGTTTTTCGCATATATTGGAAAAATGAGGACTAAGAAACTTATTTCACTATTTGGACTATGCTTATGCTTGAATCAGCAGGCCTTTGGAGTGGAGTTGAAGCGTAAACTTCAAGTTGATTTATCAAAGTATAAAACACTTCTTGATATTAAGAAGATTCATCCTAATCATCTTAATAAAGACAAGCCTCAGCAATTAGACTTAAATTCATTTTT contains:
- a CDS encoding TIGR02147 family protein translates to MDIYRYQNYKKFTIDALDELAKKVRGTRSRLAEKLACQTAYISQVLNKDAHFSLEQALLTADFLSLSNKQTEFYLTLVNYQRAGNKRLSDYYKDKMEQLIKDSKDLSKRFIDKKELTKEQQYEYYSSWHYLAIHAYLSITKQYDREEIAATFSITTETVAKVIDFLLDAGLIINDGDKIKLTSKSFHLGKNSPMIARHHSNWRLRGMESMDRTTEDELHYSSVITLSKEDLPKVNGIMVKAIEEIREVVKKTNQEDVFCYTMDLFKV